In Indioceanicola profundi, the following proteins share a genomic window:
- a CDS encoding SLC13 family permease, with protein sequence MTWETAHIAIVVALAIAVFIGFLRERLPPDVVAMIALSVLLLTGVLESSDALTVFSNSGPITVACMFVLSAALERTGVIEIAGTAATKLADRSAAQALVAMMLCVVGASAFMNNTPVVVVLTPVAFVLARAIRLAPSCLLIPLSYASILGGMTTLVGTSTNLLVNGVIVSYGLRPLSMFEISGAGLILAMIGICYIFAVGRWLLPVRETFTGIIDNRAKRAFLAEMLIPHDSPLIGKHLRDAGLTDGQGSQVIDVLRGEQSFRHCLGEIILASGDRIVLRTNVADVIGLRETGNVLFGARHQHAVEPISSRSTVMMEGIVGPQSRLIGYRIADLNFRRLYGVYILALHRQGEDLGSGFDEIRLSFGDTLLLEGPSDGLRRLFERRVLVNLTEPTSVPFRRDKAPVALGAILLVMGLAAFEVLPIVTLALAAATAVVALGCLTADEAYAAIQWRTLNLIFGMLGLGLALEQTGTAAIIVDYVAALIGAWGPWAVLAVLYLLTSILTEVISNNAAAILMTPIAIGLAQQIGVDPRPFAIAVLFAASASFATPIGYQTNTFVYNAGGYRFTDFVRIGLPLNLLMWASGTLIVPMFWPF encoded by the coding sequence GTGACATGGGAAACCGCACACATCGCCATCGTTGTTGCCCTTGCTATCGCAGTCTTCATAGGCTTTCTCCGCGAACGTCTGCCGCCAGACGTCGTGGCAATGATAGCGTTAAGTGTTCTGCTGCTTACGGGAGTGCTGGAAAGTTCGGATGCCTTGACCGTCTTCAGCAATAGCGGGCCTATCACTGTCGCCTGCATGTTCGTACTCAGTGCGGCGCTGGAACGAACGGGGGTGATCGAAATTGCGGGCACCGCCGCAACCAAGCTTGCCGATCGCTCCGCGGCCCAAGCACTCGTGGCCATGATGTTATGTGTAGTTGGAGCATCCGCCTTTATGAATAATACTCCGGTTGTCGTCGTTCTGACTCCCGTCGCTTTCGTTTTGGCGCGGGCGATTCGACTTGCTCCATCCTGTCTACTCATCCCGCTCTCATACGCGAGCATTTTAGGAGGGATGACAACGTTAGTTGGCACATCAACAAACCTGCTAGTAAACGGGGTTATTGTTTCATATGGGCTTCGCCCGCTTAGCATGTTCGAGATTTCCGGAGCAGGACTAATCCTGGCCATGATCGGCATCTGTTATATATTTGCGGTTGGCCGCTGGTTGCTGCCTGTCCGGGAGACCTTCACCGGTATTATCGATAACCGCGCTAAGCGCGCGTTCCTGGCTGAGATGCTGATCCCCCATGACTCTCCCCTGATCGGAAAGCATCTTAGGGACGCCGGCCTTACCGATGGTCAAGGAAGTCAGGTCATTGATGTCCTGCGTGGAGAACAGTCATTTCGTCACTGTCTCGGAGAAATCATACTCGCGAGCGGAGATCGAATCGTGCTGCGTACCAACGTTGCTGATGTTATAGGCCTTCGCGAAACCGGCAACGTCTTGTTCGGAGCTCGCCATCAACACGCCGTCGAGCCGATTAGCAGCCGCTCGACGGTAATGATGGAAGGGATTGTTGGGCCGCAATCGCGCCTAATAGGATATCGCATCGCCGATTTAAATTTTCGCCGGCTTTACGGAGTCTACATCCTTGCACTGCATCGACAGGGTGAGGACCTTGGCTCCGGCTTTGATGAAATACGGCTCTCCTTTGGCGATACGCTGCTGCTAGAAGGACCATCCGATGGTTTGAGGCGCCTGTTCGAACGACGAGTTCTGGTCAACCTTACTGAGCCTACATCCGTCCCTTTCCGTCGGGACAAGGCGCCGGTCGCCCTGGGCGCAATCCTCCTTGTGATGGGACTCGCGGCTTTTGAAGTTCTGCCAATCGTGACACTTGCCCTGGCCGCCGCCACGGCTGTCGTGGCGCTTGGCTGCCTAACCGCTGACGAGGCCTATGCTGCCATCCAATGGCGGACCTTGAATCTGATTTTTGGTATGCTCGGTTTGGGACTGGCCCTTGAGCAAACTGGGACCGCCGCGATCATCGTCGACTATGTGGCCGCACTTATTGGCGCATGGGGGCCGTGGGCTGTCCTTGCCGTACTTTATCTTCTAACGTCCATACTGACGGAGGTCATTAGCAACAATGCGGCAGCCATCTTAATGACACCGATTGCCATAGGTCTTGCCCAGCAGATCGGGGTGGACCCACGCCCGTTCGCGATCGCCGTGCTCTTTGCGGCAAGCGCCAGTTTTGCGACGCCGATCGGATATCAGACCAATACATTTGTCTATAACGCCGGCGGCTACCGGTTCACGGATTTCGTTCGCATCGGACTTCCGCTTAACTTGCTCATGTGGGCAAGCGGAACCCTGATTGTTCCAATGTTTTGGCCATTTTAA
- a CDS encoding dimethyl sulfoxide reductase anchor subunit family protein yields the protein MHPAFSIIFFTTAAGAGYGLLMALGLLAPLGLVPQKWGFGAVSLAIGFGLVIAGLLSSTLHLSHPERAWRAFSQWRSSWLSREGVASVITFIPAAVFAIGWVVFSVTGGIVGAAGWLMAALAAVTVYCTAMIYASLKPIHQWHNAWVAPNYMALALMSGLLLLEALVHLFGAASPWLTGAALLTVVVCWILKEGYWRFIDSTHATSTPETATGLGHLGKVHFLGAPHTEANYLLKEMGFRIGRKHATRLRAIARIGSFAVPGLLLSIAFAAGGVVASVASILAVISASIGLIAERWLFFAEAKHTVNLYYGAQAV from the coding sequence ATGCATCCTGCTTTTTCGATTATTTTCTTCACCACGGCGGCCGGCGCAGGTTACGGCCTGTTGATGGCTTTGGGACTGCTTGCCCCGCTCGGGCTGGTCCCGCAAAAGTGGGGCTTCGGAGCCGTGAGCCTCGCGATTGGTTTTGGTCTCGTGATCGCCGGGCTGCTGTCATCCACCCTGCATCTCTCACACCCCGAGCGCGCCTGGCGGGCATTCTCACAATGGCGGTCTTCCTGGCTCTCGCGGGAGGGGGTTGCGTCCGTTATCACCTTTATTCCTGCCGCTGTGTTTGCGATTGGCTGGGTGGTCTTTTCCGTAACGGGTGGCATTGTAGGTGCCGCAGGCTGGCTGATGGCTGCGCTGGCCGCAGTTACCGTCTACTGCACGGCAATGATCTACGCCTCGTTGAAGCCGATCCACCAATGGCACAACGCTTGGGTCGCACCAAATTACATGGCGCTTGCTCTGATGAGCGGCTTGCTCCTACTCGAAGCATTGGTCCACCTATTCGGGGCTGCGAGTCCGTGGCTGACGGGTGCCGCCCTCCTCACTGTTGTTGTATGCTGGATCTTGAAGGAGGGATATTGGCGTTTCATTGACAGCACTCACGCCACCAGCACACCAGAAACGGCGACCGGACTGGGACATCTCGGCAAGGTACATTTCCTCGGGGCACCCCACACAGAAGCGAATTATCTTCTGAAGGAAATGGGGTTCCGGATCGGGCGCAAACATGCAACTCGCTTGCGCGCCATCGCTCGCATTGGCAGCTTTGCCGTTCCGGGCTTGTTGTTGTCAATCGCCTTCGCGGCTGGCGGCGTTGTTGCAAGCGTGGCATCGATACTGGCCGTAATCAGCGCCTCAATTGGCCTGATCGCGGAACGATGGCTGTTCTTCGCCGAGGCTAAGCATACGGTCAACTTGTATTACGGCGCTCAAGCGGTTTGA
- a CDS encoding 4Fe-4S dicluster domain-containing protein, whose translation MTSLPSPMPGQKKLGLVVDHDTCVGCHACAVACKEWNTGGHMAPLPDQDAYGADPDGVWFNRIHSFEAGEESGSCASRTTHFPKSCLHCETPACVTVCPTGASYKRAEDGIVLVNEDLCIGCKLCSWACPYGAREFDGAAGVMKKCTLCVDRIYNENLEEAERVPACVMVCPVSARHFGDLGDPDSNVSKLVRERGGYDLMPELGYRPTNKHLPPRPKPVVPQDSRVSSGAGTHAADAKGLLRWVDLVLSR comes from the coding sequence ATGACTAGCCTGCCGTCTCCAATGCCCGGTCAGAAGAAGCTGGGCCTTGTGGTCGACCATGACACGTGCGTGGGCTGCCATGCCTGCGCAGTGGCCTGTAAGGAATGGAACACGGGCGGCCACATGGCGCCCCTGCCCGATCAGGATGCCTATGGGGCTGATCCGGATGGCGTGTGGTTCAATCGTATCCACAGCTTTGAGGCTGGCGAAGAAAGCGGAAGCTGCGCGTCGCGCACAACGCATTTCCCCAAATCCTGTCTGCACTGCGAGACTCCGGCCTGTGTGACCGTCTGCCCAACTGGCGCCTCCTACAAACGCGCCGAGGACGGTATCGTCCTTGTGAACGAGGATCTCTGTATCGGATGCAAGCTGTGCTCCTGGGCCTGCCCCTATGGTGCACGTGAGTTCGATGGAGCCGCCGGCGTGATGAAGAAATGCACATTGTGCGTAGACCGGATCTATAATGAAAATCTCGAAGAAGCCGAGCGGGTGCCGGCCTGCGTGATGGTATGCCCGGTTAGTGCCCGTCATTTTGGCGATCTCGGGGATCCAGACTCCAATGTGTCAAAGCTGGTGCGCGAGCGCGGCGGCTATGACCTGATGCCGGAACTGGGATACCGCCCCACCAACAAACATTTGCCGCCGCGCCCCAAGCCGGTCGTGCCACAGGACAGTCGCGTTAGCAGCGGCGCGGGAACACATGCCGCCGATGCGAAGGGGCTGCTACGTTGGGTTGACCTCGTCTTGTCGCGCTAG